Below is a window of Populus trichocarpa isolate Nisqually-1 chromosome 3, P.trichocarpa_v4.1, whole genome shotgun sequence DNA.
CATCATAGCAGTAGTAATGATTGTTAGCTTGATCATCACCAGTGCCTGCCATTTGTGAACAACTCGAAAGTGACTCATTGGCCATCGCATTGCAGTAGAGAACTATGGCCCTGCTTTGGTCCTCATTGTCGTCGTCTTCGCTGTCCTTTTCAGGCTGATTAAGAATCCTATGAATCTTGTTAGAGATTGAACCCACCAAAACCCTCTTGCTCCTCATCAAAGAGAGCATAATAGCGCGCGTTTTGAGTGCGCTTGTCTTGCTCTTAATAGCCAAGGACTTGGCCTTTGTAACAGAACTCAACAACGACattatctttttcaagaaaacagaagctttgttcttcattttcttgatttctttcaaaGTCGTCTTAAAAAGTTTGGATCTAATGATAAGCGGAAAGGACGTAGAAAAACTCAGGTGGTGCTATATTAGAGAGGATTTTTAAAAGCAGTGCTTAGCATGAAGGAATGCAAAAGAAACATGAAGTGGTTTATATAGAACACAAAAGGGAGCTGCTTTTGGTTTGCACTTTTGGGAGTGGGGTGAAGGTGGGTGATAAAAtgcagagaaaaagaaagcttCATGGGGCAGCAATCTGCTCTCACACAACCAAGTGGCATAAGGCTATTGGCTGGAGGCGTGATAAAATCCTCTTGCTATACGTGAGGTTATAGTACGTAAACCAATTATTGGAATGTGGTAATTAACAAGTCCTACAAATCAAAAGGTAGTGGAATTCCTTTCCTGATCAATGCCAAACGACTGCGTTAAAGCCATGCAAGTTTTGCAGGAGCAATGGCCAAGGGCGTCATCTTTAACCACAAAAGGAGTGAAAGGGCCTTTCGTAGGTGAAAGTCGGGGTGCTCGTGAAAAGTTGCTGACAAAGCAAGTTGAAGCACAGCAGTTCTTGTATAATTATCTCCCATGACACCATTATTGATACTCCCTTTGAAGAAAGTAACATTTCCACAAGGGACCAGCAATTATGAGAAGTTGTTgattgatgaagaaattaactTTATTCGAAACTTCTGTGAAAAATATTTAGCCTGGTACTATGCAAATTGCATACCATAAACGATCACAGAGATACATATCAGTTGAAGCCTTGATAAAGGTTGCTTTTCGTATCGTTCAATGTGGCGTGGGCTATAGAAAACTAAATGGGCATTAGACATTTTTGAATGGAAACCTTTGCTACACGAACTGCCATTGTTTTTGCCTTTGTTACACGAGAAAAGGAATTCTTGCAACTTTGCCTCACAACAAAACCAGGGGACGAGCTTggaacaaaaagcaaaaaactagGGACTTACGGATGCCTGGAACCTTTCTTAATTTAGAGGAATCATGTAAATGACAGCCTAACAAGtaataaattaaagtaatatttcCCAATTGTATTAGGTGAAAAGCAAGATTGAGACTCGGACCACATTCTAATAATAGGATATAGATGGCTAGCTACAATAAGCATGTTTAGTTTAAgaatacacacaaaaaaaaaattagaacaagAATTAACtaatattcattttataaattcattttgaggaaagatacaaatataaaaagaaaaagaaaatgatatctaGACTCgtaaagaaataataagaacattttcacctaatctcaaaaatattttttttattatctctcttactatttcttttctttctttcttggtgtctatataaaataaatatttctctaattttctCTATCAATACAGATATATATGGCATAACATTTTAATCTTAATAGAACTTAACATGTTAAGTGCAAGAAaggaagttaatttttttaataattaaaagagagttaaattaaaatcattttcaagtTTGGTAATTAATATCCtatcatttatattataataggCTAATACTCAtgcattttcaaaaaacatatttcaagcgaaaagaataaaaatatattcagatCCTCTAGCTAACACAACGAAATCTTCCATGAAAGTTCTCTCAACTCCCTAAAGATAAAAGGAAGCATCGAACTTCCCAAGCAACGTGACCCCCAATatcccccctcctttttttttcctggtggGTGGTGGATGTACTGTAAACGCTGCATCTGAGCAGAAGGGACCTTTTCATGTTTAGCCTGTGGTTGCTTCGTAGAAGAATTTTGAACAGAAAATAAAACAGCGAGCTTTCTGATTACTTTATTGGTAAAGGAAAAGAACCCAGAACATGAAAACTTTTCGGTTGGCACTCGCAGAAAAAGCAAGTTGAGGTTATGCTTTAGTTACTTTGTTCTTTGAAAAGTTGAAGGTGGTGAAGTGTCTAGCAAATGAATACAAAAACAAGGGAATGCAGTTGCTTTAACTACTTTTAGatgctttaatttaatttctttcgaTTGGAACTAGCTGTTTGACATGGTTTTGGCACCTCACAACCCCATGGAAAATATGCTACTcagctatttctttttttaaagctaTCAAATCGAAAGGGTTCGAACTTGTAACTTCTGAATAGTTTTATCATTTACACAGTGTCTCAGCAATAACTCACAAATGCCTCTGACTCGTAGCAAACCAGCCATTTTTCCTTTGATGCAAGCGTTAATCAATATCTATGAGAATCTAGCTCTAAGTATAATGTACAAAACAAGGAGGTTGTCGGTGAGAAACCTTCCGTCCAGAGCTGCTTTTGGGCTGGGACTTGATCGATTAACATAAATCCTTTGATGGGACTTTTGTTAAATAGATTCGGTGAGTCCAGAAGAGTGTTTTGAGCATGTAAGCCCTTTTGTACATGGGCCTTGTGCCATGTTGTTAATGAACGTCTCTtgacataaaattaaatatcttatctTACTATTTTGCCTctcattaaaaaatgaattcacGGCAATGACTGGAGTGAGGATCAAGAGTGGAACGATAAAATTTATGTTGAGAAGTCAACTGATGAAGCTGTGTCAACCACTTTAAGAGCTGCGCTGCGACCCTAGCGCTCAGCCCTTGATTCAGCATGTGTGTAATGTGATTCTAGGATAGGTACAAGATAGAAATCCAATTTGTTTGGCGTGTATAGAGGAAACAAAATCTATTTATTTCTATATTCCTTGAACAAAAACAGGTCAAATTTCTATACCCATTGTTTTGAGGGAAACAAGGGAAACGATGAACACAGAGGAGATATGATAAGAGTagtggtttttttccttttatttcatcAAGTTGTTCTCCAtggatttttatatttcaagatTGTGCTGACTTATGTTTCTTCACCGTTGCTCTGTCTCGTCAGTGGTCATATGATGAACAACttggtgaaaaaaattaatccagtTTTTTCATCAAGTTGTTCTCCATAAACAAGGAAACGGCAgataactgaaaaaaattaaatggggaAAATAGAATGGAACTGCCAAAGTCCTGTTTCTAATCATGTGTAAAAGGCAAGTTAAAGCTGTCCTCTTACAGAGATACAACGCTTATGGGCATTGAGTTTTGGTCCAACAAATTGCAGTGGTTCTGCCGTCAAGTCTCAAACTAAATGCAATGATGCTTGAGATTTCCTGTCGAGGATTCTGCCGTCATATTCCCGTTGGAACCAGTCCAAGTTCTTGCAATATACATTGTATACAAGCAGTCAACAATAAGAGAGAGAACATTACACTTGAGTTGACTTCTATCTCCAAATTTTCATGGTTGATGATTAGGGGACCCTCTGATAGCCAGTAGCACCTCGGGGTCTGGTCAAATCTGAGAGTCTGTATTcatgtttaattaattcaagTCTCAAGACTTGGGCAACTTGAGTTCTCTCAATCTTGCATCAGAAGATTTGaactaacattttattttcacaagCTTTTCAAGCCATGGTGAAGAATCAGCAAATAAGTAGCAATCCAGGATTGTTGTTTGTGACAAGGAAGCAAATTTTAGTGCTCTGCACAAAAAGGAAATGGAGAGAAAAGAGAGCTAGCATTTACTTTGATATCAAGTACGAACTGATCAACGAGACATGAGCAGTATGTAGGTAACGGGTCTAGCGTAGCAATAATTAGAACTCATGTCCCTAACTACCTGGCAGAGTGGAATGTTTCTTACATAAATGAAATTACATCAGGCACCAGCCTGCTATTGAAGAATATCGACATCAACATTCTCTCTAACACTAACCTAACTAGCTATACATTAACATCCCTAATTGCCCAACCTCCAGTATGCCCACGAAGACCGCAACCATGCTCGGTTGTCTTTGTTGTGTAGCAATATGAACCTGGAGACTGTGTCAATGGTGATGGATATTGAAGCTGATACACTCTGTGACCCACAGGAAGCTGTAAAGGAAAGGCTGGCGGAGGCATAGTATAACATGCCTTTACTGGATAACACAACTCCGTAGAAGGAAACCCGGTTCCTGGCGAAGGAGAGCTGAAGCTGATATCATCCAGGGAAGGATATAAGCATGCTTTCCTCGACTTAACATCGACTTCCAAGGATGGATAATGGACTTTTTTAGGTGATGAGAAACGAATTCCTGGAGGCAAATCAACCCTTGCACCATCAACTTCATTCCTCTTGACCTTCCCGTTCACCTCATAGGAAAAATTCAGGACACCATTAGGCCTCCCATCGCTATTTCGGACCTGATAGCTCACAAACCTGACACTGCCGTTGAACTCCTCATTCAAATCCTTGAATGGAACACAAACTTCCCCAATAGTTTTGTTACCAAAGATGGAACCTTTGCAGCGcaattcaaatttgaaaaagagaTGATCACCGTAATCAGGAAGCGAAGTGGTATTGAGATTAAACTGCATCATATGGTTCCATTTAGGGTTGCTACCTCCTTCTCTGTCCACTGGTGTCTTTTGCCGCTGCAGAAGTTGTTGCTGTTcgttcttcttttcttcatcgTTGAAAGTATTCGGAGGTGTCTTTTGCCGCTTCAGACGTTGTTGTTGCTTCTCGTTCCTCTTCAATACACCATAAAGAAAGTCCACTGCCGTCTTTTTTCGCCGTTGTTCATTCTTCTTTGGCTCATCAATAAAAATGGAGACGGCAACAAAGACTGAGAGCttttggaagaaattgaaggtTTTGAGATCTCTGCAggaaatttctttcaattctagAGAGATCCCCTCCATAGTATGTTCTGCTTTCTTCTTTATTGAGCTCTTGTGAACCCTTTCAAGACAACATGAAAGGAAGCTTccttttaacaataaaataaattagcttCGGGAACAAGAAGCAAAATAATACAGGTGAAAATTTCAACCAAGTCTCCAAAGTCCAAAGTGTCTATAATACACGGTATTT
It encodes the following:
- the LOC7497573 gene encoding uncharacterized protein LOC7497573, which codes for MKNKASVFLKKIMSLLSSVTKAKSLAIKSKTSALKTRAIMLSLMRSKRVLVGSISNKIHRILNQPEKDSEDDDNEDQSRAIVLYCNAMANESLSSCSQMAGTGDDQANNHYYCYDDKYPDLTHSLFDEDDFEDPGGSIIDLVKNSKEDGEDFSLEDEIDHVADLFIMRFHKQMRLQKLESFKRNQEMLMRRD
- the LOC7496515 gene encoding protein SRC2; amino-acid sequence: MEGISLELKEISCRDLKTFNFFQKLSVFVAVSIFIDEPKKNEQRRKKTAVDFLYGVLKRNEKQQQRLKRQKTPPNTFNDEEKKNEQQQLLQRQKTPVDREGGSNPKWNHMMQFNLNTTSLPDYGDHLFFKFELRCKGSIFGNKTIGEVCVPFKDLNEEFNGSVRFVSYQVRNSDGRPNGVLNFSYEVNGKVKRNEVDGARVDLPPGIRFSSPKKVHYPSLEVDVKSRKACLYPSLDDISFSSPSPGTGFPSTELCYPVKACYTMPPPAFPLQLPVGHRVYQLQYPSPLTQSPGSYCYTTKTTEHGCGLRGHTGGWAIRDVNV